From a region of the Latilactobacillus sakei genome:
- a CDS encoding chorismate mutase, protein MLEAQYQKIDELDQQLAALFEQRMAVVDEIAQIKFDHQIGLTNIQREKAVMDQRLAAVEDSKFEPYIVDLYQTMILIAKQYQVKKMKALKEQAEA, encoded by the coding sequence ATGTTAGAAGCACAATATCAAAAAATTGATGAACTTGATCAACAACTTGCCGCGTTATTTGAACAACGGATGGCAGTGGTTGATGAAATCGCCCAAATCAAATTCGATCATCAAATCGGTTTGACCAATATTCAACGTGAAAAAGCGGTAATGGATCAACGATTGGCCGCGGTGGAAGATTCGAAATTTGAACCGTACATTGTTGATTTATACCAAACGATGATTTTAATCGCTAAGCAGTATCAAGTTAAAAAAATGAAGGCTCTTAAAGAACAAGCAGAAGCCTAA
- a CDS encoding dihydrofolate reductase, translating to MTEPEHRKVILYLAQSLDGFIAEKDGSTAWLSALNSSESDAAIQSFYQGVDTIIMGRKTYEQCIKLAGTYPYQEKQSYVFSKTLHDTADRTNVVTGNVPEFVRQLKTQAGGNIWLVGGAETFTMLLKAQLVDELIITIAPVLLGDGISLISTHLTDMPLELSKTRQLGQFVELTYKINY from the coding sequence ATGACAGAACCAGAACACCGCAAAGTGATTTTATACCTCGCGCAAAGTTTAGACGGCTTTATTGCTGAAAAAGATGGCAGTACTGCTTGGCTATCCGCTCTTAATTCATCAGAGTCCGATGCCGCTATTCAAAGCTTTTACCAAGGTGTCGATACTATTATTATGGGCCGTAAAACTTACGAACAATGTATCAAACTGGCTGGGACCTATCCTTATCAGGAAAAACAAAGTTATGTTTTTTCTAAAACACTCCATGATACTGCAGACCGCACCAATGTGGTCACCGGCAACGTACCAGAATTCGTCCGCCAATTAAAAACACAAGCTGGTGGCAATATTTGGCTAGTTGGTGGCGCTGAAACTTTCACAATGCTCCTAAAAGCCCAATTAGTAGACGAACTAATCATCACCATCGCCCCCGTTCTACTAGGTGACGGCATTTCTCTCATCAGCACCCACTTAACGGACATGCCACTAGAACTAAGTAAAACCCGCCAACTAGGCCAATTCGTAGAACTAACCTATAAAATTAATTATTAA
- the phnX gene encoding phosphonoacetaldehyde hydrolase: MTDIQCVIFDWAGTTIDFGSLDPVLAFQSAFNAAGIQIDTARIRQDMGIEKHEHIAKLAKMPEVQRAWFAKYKRGINDADQLQLFNYFEQFLLNRLSTATTLTPAVLQVQTYLKAHHIHIATTTGYTKSMLAIAAKQAGLLGYRPELIVSKEDVAAGRPAPDMINHIMTAFNITDPKTVVKVGDTVIDMQEGKNAGALTVGIIESSSLLGLSQTELIDLPQKTRIAKFAEITRTLKEAGADYVIHNLSELPVILSKYETLQKEHA; the protein is encoded by the coding sequence ATGACGGATATTCAATGCGTCATTTTTGATTGGGCAGGGACCACAATCGATTTTGGAAGTTTAGACCCAGTATTAGCTTTTCAAAGCGCGTTTAACGCCGCCGGTATTCAAATCGATACTGCCAGAATTAGACAAGATATGGGCATCGAAAAACATGAACACATTGCCAAACTCGCTAAAATGCCAGAGGTGCAACGCGCTTGGTTTGCAAAATATAAACGCGGGATTAACGATGCTGATCAATTGCAACTCTTTAACTATTTCGAACAATTCTTGCTCAATCGCTTGAGTACAGCAACGACACTCACCCCGGCCGTTCTTCAAGTCCAAACTTATTTAAAAGCACACCACATTCATATCGCAACAACCACCGGCTACACCAAATCAATGCTCGCAATTGCTGCGAAGCAAGCCGGGCTACTGGGGTACCGCCCCGAACTGATAGTTTCAAAGGAAGACGTCGCAGCTGGTCGACCAGCACCCGATATGATTAACCACATCATGACGGCGTTCAATATTACCGACCCAAAAACAGTCGTTAAAGTCGGTGACACCGTCATCGATATGCAAGAAGGTAAAAACGCTGGCGCCTTAACCGTTGGCATTATCGAAAGCAGTAGTTTACTTGGCCTAAGTCAAACGGAACTCATCGACCTGCCTCAAAAAACACGAATTGCTAAATTTGCAGAAATCACTAGAACCCTCAAGGAAGCTGGCGCTGACTACGTTATTCATAATCTCAGTGAACTACCGGTTATTCTTTCAAAATACGAAACCCTTCAAAAGGAGCACGCCTAA
- the phnW gene encoding 2-aminoethylphosphonate--pyruvate transaminase, which translates to MNQPYLLLTPGPLSTSPAVKAAMQVDLSTWDQDYLAITEDIRQQLVALAQAKLDNYTAVLLQGSGSYGVEAVLNTVLPKKDQQAYGCLMIAINGAYGKRMAEMADRLQIQHVDLEVSETEPITLELVQAFFKKHPEITHFAMIHCETTTGILNPIDTIFPWVKAQNITTIVDAMSSFGGIPIDVPTLGIDFLISSANKCIQGVPGFSFVIANCQQLEHCQNRSTSVSLDLYAQYISFKEHPGKWRFTSPTHTVLAFQEALHELALEGGIEARHYRYHQNQTTLVAGMQALGYEALLPTADQSPIITTFKMPSDSFDFQTFYNTLKRRHFVIYPGKTTKVPSFRIGTIGNVDGTQITTLLETIKAVQQYL; encoded by the coding sequence ATGAATCAACCGTATTTACTTTTAACCCCTGGGCCCCTCAGCACATCACCCGCTGTCAAAGCAGCCATGCAAGTCGACCTTAGCACTTGGGATCAAGACTACCTCGCCATCACTGAAGATATCCGCCAACAATTGGTTGCACTTGCCCAAGCCAAATTAGACAACTACACCGCCGTCTTATTACAAGGCAGTGGCAGCTACGGCGTCGAAGCGGTCCTCAACACTGTCCTTCCTAAAAAGGATCAACAAGCTTACGGCTGTTTAATGATTGCCATCAACGGCGCCTACGGCAAACGAATGGCCGAAATGGCTGATCGCCTTCAAATTCAACACGTTGACCTCGAAGTCTCCGAAACGGAACCAATCACCCTTGAATTGGTGCAAGCCTTCTTTAAAAAGCATCCCGAAATCACCCATTTCGCAATGATCCACTGCGAAACGACAACGGGGATTTTAAATCCCATCGATACCATTTTCCCATGGGTCAAAGCTCAAAACATCACCACAATTGTTGATGCCATGAGTAGCTTTGGCGGCATTCCCATTGATGTGCCAACCTTAGGCATTGATTTTCTAATCAGCAGTGCCAATAAATGCATTCAAGGCGTGCCCGGTTTTTCATTCGTGATTGCCAACTGCCAGCAATTAGAACATTGTCAAAATCGTTCCACTTCTGTGTCGCTTGATTTATACGCCCAATATATCAGTTTCAAAGAACACCCTGGTAAATGGCGCTTCACATCACCAACCCATACCGTATTGGCCTTCCAAGAAGCCCTTCACGAACTCGCCCTCGAAGGTGGGATTGAAGCCCGCCACTACCGTTATCACCAAAATCAAACTACTTTAGTCGCTGGCATGCAAGCACTAGGCTATGAAGCCTTATTACCAACTGCCGACCAATCCCCCATCATCACTACTTTCAAAATGCCTAGCGACTCGTTTGATTTCCAAACTTTCTACAACACATTAAAACGCCGCCACTTCGTTATTTACCCCGGTAAAACAACTAAAGTGCCCTCATTCCGAATTGGCACAATTGGCAATGTCGATGGCACCCAAATCACGACTTTATTAGAAACAATCAAAGCGGTTCAACAATACTTATAA